A window from Candidatus Hydrogenedentota bacterium encodes these proteins:
- a CDS encoding PD40 domain-containing protein, translated as MLRRTFLETAALGVMAFAGGCAHGAVAAAPDTQRLFFTSSGKTCVINADGSGFRALDFNAPGQVTWQPAGFFPDGRVLLLSMEARRDGPGRPFEEYYHQTPTHLWIHDPDGGSLAEIADKERMAPFYTPQLPLRDNRILVQVVREKPGQIFNMNLDGTDARAFTGPGEGLPYGLSLSPDGNRVAFHLAGPDGYQVWTSDTNGGDRKLLAAHPDFLYFGTSWSPDGQWVAYQACRYRDDPGHDWADLCVGRPDGSEHRVLTENQALWFGATYGNPERRGGGSNIPVWTHDGAVLCSRRLPGSRVAWAYQAGRPDLDHFNREFQPETARGGAEICTIHPDTGAVARLTRSEPPVWDFRACESPDGRLIAFCRCATGEQPALWVMNADGGGQRLLSAELDNTGADHPRWVPRAE; from the coding sequence TTCCGGGAAGACCTGCGTCATCAACGCGGACGGTTCGGGGTTTCGCGCTCTGGATTTTAACGCGCCCGGCCAGGTGACCTGGCAGCCCGCCGGGTTCTTTCCAGACGGGCGCGTGCTGCTCCTGAGCATGGAGGCCCGGAGGGACGGGCCCGGCAGGCCTTTCGAGGAGTATTACCACCAGACGCCCACCCACCTCTGGATTCACGACCCCGACGGCGGGTCCCTGGCCGAAATCGCCGATAAAGAGCGGATGGCGCCCTTCTACACCCCGCAACTGCCCCTGCGGGACAACAGGATACTGGTGCAGGTGGTCCGCGAGAAGCCGGGCCAGATTTTCAACATGAACCTCGACGGCACGGACGCGCGCGCCTTCACGGGACCCGGCGAGGGGCTGCCCTACGGGCTCAGCCTGAGTCCGGACGGGAATCGGGTGGCCTTTCATCTGGCGGGTCCGGACGGCTACCAGGTGTGGACCAGCGACACCAACGGCGGAGACCGCAAACTGCTGGCGGCGCACCCGGACTTCCTCTATTTCGGCACCAGTTGGTCGCCCGACGGCCAATGGGTGGCCTACCAGGCCTGCCGATACAGGGACGACCCGGGCCACGACTGGGCCGACCTGTGCGTGGGGCGGCCCGACGGCTCGGAGCACCGCGTGCTGACGGAGAACCAGGCGTTGTGGTTCGGGGCAACCTATGGAAACCCCGAAAGAAGGGGCGGCGGATCAAACATCCCCGTGTGGACCCATGACGGCGCGGTGCTCTGCTCCCGGCGCCTGCCGGGGTCGCGGGTGGCGTGGGCCTACCAGGCCGGACGCCCGGACCTTGACCACTTTAACCGCGAATTTCAGCCTGAAACGGCGCGGGGCGGCGCGGAAATCTGCACAATTCACCCCGACACCGGCGCGGTGGCGCGGTTGACGCGGAGCGAGCCGCCCGTCTGGGATTTCCGCGCCTGCGAGTCGCCCGACGGCCGCCTCATTGCTTTCTGCCGCTGCGCCACGGGGGAACAGCCCGCCCTGTGGGTCATGAACGCCGACGGCGGCGGGCAACGGCTGCTGAGCGCCGAACTGGACAACACCGGCGCCGACCATCCAAGATGGGTGCCCCGCGCAGAATAG